A window from Leptothermofonsia sichuanensis E412 encodes these proteins:
- the ctpB gene encoding carboxyl-terminal processing protease CtpB: MNRISPRSPLFHLALFSGAILATTTVSLLGSGLDRAHAALQDSPKAIIDEAWQIVNREYVDGTFNKTNWQTIRQELLSKNYTSKEQAYAALKAALERLNDPYTRFMTPKQFEALTNQTSGELSGVGIRLEVNEKTKILTVVEPIENSPAIKAGILSGDRILSIDGKSTKGMTVEDASNLIRGAVGSKVNLEIGRDGKEGFVISLTRARIELPTVRYSLKQEGKSRIGYIRLSEFSSHAADQMRRAIKELTAQKVDGFVLDLRGNPGGLLQSSIEISRMWLDKGGIVKTVDRMGKDEKIVANQTALTRLPLVVLVDGNSASSSEILTGALKDNRRATVVGSQTFGKALVQSVHSLSDGSGLAVTIAHYYTPNGTDISHKGITPDVKIDLTEGDRQKLTANPKLLATKDDPQYARALSILEKAAMAKTVPISTSQQVSTRQE, translated from the coding sequence ATGAATCGAATCTCCCCGCGTTCTCCTCTATTTCATCTTGCTCTCTTCAGTGGGGCAATTCTCGCGACAACAACGGTTTCTCTACTCGGTTCCGGTCTGGATCGTGCCCATGCGGCTTTACAAGACAGCCCCAAAGCCATCATTGATGAAGCCTGGCAGATTGTAAACCGGGAATATGTCGATGGCACTTTCAACAAAACCAACTGGCAGACTATTCGACAGGAACTTCTGAGCAAAAACTATACGTCCAAAGAGCAGGCCTATGCAGCCTTAAAGGCAGCACTTGAACGGCTCAATGACCCTTACACCCGGTTTATGACCCCCAAGCAGTTTGAGGCGCTGACCAATCAAACCTCTGGAGAACTGTCTGGGGTAGGGATTCGTCTGGAAGTAAATGAGAAAACCAAAATCCTGACCGTGGTTGAACCGATTGAAAATTCTCCGGCGATTAAAGCCGGGATTTTGTCGGGCGATCGCATCCTGTCCATCGACGGCAAGTCCACTAAGGGAATGACCGTTGAAGATGCTTCCAATCTGATTCGAGGGGCTGTGGGTAGCAAGGTCAACTTAGAAATAGGTCGGGATGGCAAAGAGGGTTTTGTGATTTCCCTGACCCGCGCCCGGATCGAACTGCCAACTGTGCGTTACTCCCTGAAGCAGGAAGGCAAGAGCCGGATCGGCTATATCCGCTTGAGCGAGTTTAGTTCCCATGCGGCTGATCAAATGCGTCGGGCAATTAAGGAATTAACTGCCCAGAAAGTAGATGGTTTCGTTCTCGACTTGCGTGGCAATCCCGGTGGCTTGCTCCAGTCCAGTATTGAAATTAGCCGGATGTGGCTGGATAAGGGAGGTATCGTCAAAACCGTTGACCGCATGGGCAAAGATGAGAAGATTGTCGCAAATCAAACAGCCCTCACCAGGTTGCCCCTGGTCGTTTTAGTGGACGGTAATTCTGCCAGTTCCAGCGAAATTCTTACGGGTGCCCTGAAGGATAACCGGCGAGCAACCGTAGTTGGCAGTCAAACCTTTGGCAAAGCCCTGGTACAATCGGTGCACTCCCTGTCCGATGGGTCCGGGCTGGCGGTTACAATTGCCCATTACTACACACCCAATGGTACAGATATCAGCCACAAGGGCATTACTCCCGACGTTAAAATCGACCTGACGGAGGGCGATCGCCAGAAGCTGACGGCTAATCCAAAGTTGCTGGCAACCAAGGATGATCCCCAGTACGCACGGGCGCTTTCCATCTTAGAGAAAGCGGCCATGGCAAAAACGGTTCCCATCTCCACGTCTCAACAGGTCAGCACCCGGCAGGAATAG
- a CDS encoding phosphonate ABC transporter ATP-binding protein yields MNQPAPILELKHVTQRFRQFQALTDINLKIFPGERVALVGSSGAGKSTLIRLLNGTLLPTEGEVWALGQHLNQLTSRQLRQVQRGIGTVYQQFHLVDNLRVIHNVNAGHLGRWSFLKALLSLIKPLEIQTAVRALTQVGIPEKIYDRTDQLSGGQQQRVALARVMVQDPMVILADEPIASLDPERSREIMDLLRSLVVESNRTLVISLHALEFARSHCQRIVGLRQGQIVFDAPTDLVTREMLEELYRLEP; encoded by the coding sequence ATGAACCAGCCTGCGCCAATCCTGGAACTCAAGCATGTTACTCAACGGTTCAGACAGTTCCAGGCGCTAACAGACATCAACCTGAAAATTTTTCCGGGTGAACGGGTGGCACTGGTTGGTTCTAGTGGAGCAGGAAAAAGTACTCTGATTCGGTTGCTGAATGGCACGCTATTGCCTACAGAAGGGGAAGTCTGGGCACTGGGGCAGCATCTCAATCAGCTAACATCCCGTCAACTGCGGCAGGTTCAGCGGGGAATTGGCACCGTTTATCAGCAGTTTCATCTTGTGGATAATCTGCGGGTGATTCACAATGTCAACGCGGGGCATCTGGGGCGATGGTCTTTCTTAAAGGCATTGCTGTCCCTGATTAAACCTTTAGAAATTCAAACCGCTGTCAGAGCGCTGACACAGGTGGGCATTCCTGAAAAAATCTATGATCGCACCGATCAACTTTCAGGAGGGCAGCAACAGCGGGTCGCCTTGGCACGGGTAATGGTTCAGGATCCAATGGTGATCCTGGCAGATGAACCTATCGCCAGCCTGGATCCTGAACGTAGCCGTGAAATTATGGATCTCTTGCGATCGCTCGTCGTTGAAAGCAACCGAACCTTAGTGATTAGCCTGCATGCACTGGAGTTTGCTCGTTCCCACTGTCAGCGCATTGTCGGTTTACGCCAGGGACAGATTGTGTTTGATGCTCCAACCGACTTGGTGACCAGGGAAATGCTGGAAGAACTCTATCGGCTGGAGCCATAA
- a CDS encoding putative selenate ABC transporter substrate-binding protein, which produces MKRRLFISLLLLSFGFVACSSNSNPDTSSTSSPTTAANTPKTLKVGAIPDQDPEKLQRLYDKVARYLEKELKVSVVYIPVTDYAAAVTAFRVGDLDLVWFGGLTGVQARLQVPGAEAIAQRDIDENFHSVFIANKKSGIKPTLNLQKGLVDLKGHTFTFGSESSTSGRLMPQFFLQQAGVKLEDFKGEVGFSKSHDATLELVQAGTYDAGALNEQVWDSRLQEGKADTSKVDLIWRTPPYHDYHWVIHPSVKQRFGDDFAQKVQNAFLKLNSKDKDQKEILDLFGAEKFIKTQNSNYAEIEKIGREIGKIK; this is translated from the coding sequence ATGAAAAGACGTCTATTCATTAGCCTGTTATTACTCAGTTTTGGCTTTGTCGCCTGTTCTTCCAATTCCAATCCCGATACTTCCTCCACCTCCTCCCCAACCACAGCCGCCAACACCCCCAAAACTTTGAAAGTAGGAGCCATTCCTGACCAGGATCCGGAGAAGTTGCAGCGGCTCTATGACAAAGTCGCCCGGTATCTGGAAAAGGAATTGAAAGTTTCAGTGGTGTATATCCCAGTGACGGATTATGCAGCGGCAGTGACCGCTTTCAGGGTTGGCGACTTAGATCTGGTCTGGTTTGGTGGGTTGACCGGGGTGCAGGCGCGGTTGCAGGTTCCTGGCGCAGAGGCGATCGCCCAGCGGGACATTGACGAAAACTTCCACAGTGTCTTCATTGCAAACAAAAAAAGCGGCATCAAACCCACACTCAACCTCCAAAAAGGGTTGGTTGATTTGAAAGGGCACACGTTTACCTTTGGTAGCGAATCTTCCACATCCGGTCGGCTCATGCCCCAGTTTTTCCTTCAGCAAGCCGGGGTCAAACTCGAAGACTTCAAAGGCGAAGTTGGTTTTTCGAAATCCCACGACGCTACGCTTGAACTGGTGCAGGCAGGCACCTACGATGCTGGAGCGTTGAACGAGCAGGTGTGGGATAGCCGCCTGCAAGAGGGGAAAGCGGATACCAGTAAAGTTGACCTGATCTGGCGTACACCGCCTTACCATGACTATCACTGGGTGATCCATCCCAGCGTTAAACAGCGGTTTGGAGATGACTTTGCCCAAAAAGTGCAAAATGCCTTTCTGAAGTTGAATTCTAAAGACAAGGACCAGAAGGAAATTCTGGATCTCTTCGGAGCCGAGAAGTTTATCAAAACCCAAAATTCTAACTATGCAGAGATTGAGAAAATTGGTCGAGAGATTGGAAAAATCAAATAG
- a CDS encoding peptidoglycan-binding domain-containing protein — MSADTPSGFMHGISPAALAGPTLYPWDNGSAIAELQELLNAHGFKLRVDGDYGYITEAAVKEFQRQHKLRIDGIVGPKTRAALKCTLQPGCRVLRLGDTGADVGALQGLLQVCGYNVHRDGIFNRETHQAVIVFQKEHKLRANGVVDFITWRVLRGKPLPETSPKRRSWVLNTRKWW, encoded by the coding sequence ATGTCAGCAGATACTCCCTCTGGCTTTATGCATGGTATCAGTCCCGCTGCTCTGGCGGGTCCCACACTTTATCCCTGGGATAACGGATCTGCGATCGCGGAGTTACAGGAATTGTTGAATGCCCACGGTTTCAAACTCAGAGTGGATGGTGATTATGGCTACATTACAGAAGCGGCGGTTAAGGAGTTTCAGCGGCAACATAAGCTAAGAATTGACGGTATCGTAGGTCCCAAGACCCGTGCGGCATTGAAATGCACTCTCCAACCGGGATGCCGGGTGCTGCGCCTGGGTGATACAGGAGCCGATGTGGGCGCACTCCAGGGATTGTTGCAAGTCTGTGGATACAACGTTCACCGGGATGGGATTTTCAATCGAGAAACGCACCAGGCTGTGATTGTTTTTCAGAAGGAGCACAAATTAAGAGCCAATGGTGTGGTGGACTTCATTACCTGGCGAGTTCTGCGCGGTAAGCCGCTGCCAGAAACCTCTCCCAAACGCCGATCCTGGGTATTGAATACGCGCAAATGGTGGTGA
- the rph gene encoding ribonuclease PH: MTWQRPDGRQPDQLRPISFERNFTRFAAASVLAKSGDTQVLCTVSIQPRVPRFLEGKGQGWLTAEYRMLPGATPERQEREFMKLSGRTQEIQRLIGRSLRSTLDMEALGEQTILIDADVLQADAGTRTTAITGSFVALKDAIDKLVARGELERSPLRHQVAAISVGLLDGEPFLDLNYQEDVAAEIDFNVVMNEKLELIEIQGTAESDSFSRHQLNQILDFAEKGIRELMDLQLQAFQNS; this comes from the coding sequence ATGACTTGGCAGCGTCCAGACGGGCGGCAACCCGATCAACTGCGTCCCATCAGTTTTGAACGTAACTTCACCCGGTTTGCAGCCGCATCTGTCCTGGCAAAGTCTGGAGACACTCAGGTTCTCTGTACCGTTTCCATTCAGCCCAGGGTGCCCAGGTTTTTGGAAGGCAAGGGACAGGGTTGGCTGACTGCTGAGTATCGCATGTTACCGGGGGCCACGCCAGAACGGCAGGAACGAGAGTTCATGAAACTTTCCGGGCGCACTCAGGAAATTCAGCGGTTGATTGGACGCAGTCTGCGATCCACCCTGGACATGGAAGCGTTAGGAGAACAGACAATCCTGATTGATGCTGATGTTCTGCAAGCGGATGCCGGTACCCGCACCACTGCGATTACAGGGAGCTTTGTTGCCCTTAAAGACGCGATTGATAAACTGGTTGCCCGTGGCGAACTGGAGCGATCGCCCCTGCGTCATCAGGTTGCGGCCATTTCAGTCGGATTGCTGGATGGTGAACCCTTCCTCGACCTCAACTACCAGGAAGACGTGGCAGCCGAGATCGACTTTAATGTAGTTATGAACGAGAAACTGGAACTGATTGAAATCCAGGGTACGGCTGAATCCGACAGTTTCAGCCGCCACCAGCTAAATCAAATCCTGGATTTTGCTGAAAAAGGGATTCGAGAGCTGATGGATTTGCAACTCCAGGCGTTTCAGAATTCTTAA
- the hisIE gene encoding bifunctional phosphoribosyl-AMP cyclohydrolase/phosphoribosyl-ATP diphosphatase HisIE produces the protein MGNVDMNLQPVIPVEAIQYDDQGLVPAIVQDYLDGTVLMMAWMNRESLQKTLETGETWFWSRSRQEFWHKGATSGHLQLVKTLRYDCDSDCLLISVEQIGDIACHTGERSCFHQVNSHIEPPPADTLSQVYGVVCDRRDHPNEASYTCKLLEGGDNKILKKIGEEAAEVVMAFKDDDPAAIAGEVADLFYHTLVALAHHKVDLKAVYRKLQERRR, from the coding sequence ATGGGAAATGTTGATATGAATTTGCAGCCGGTTATTCCAGTAGAGGCAATCCAATATGATGACCAGGGACTGGTTCCCGCCATTGTGCAGGATTACCTGGATGGCACTGTGCTGATGATGGCGTGGATGAACCGGGAATCTCTGCAAAAAACGCTGGAGACGGGTGAAACCTGGTTCTGGAGTCGATCGCGCCAGGAATTCTGGCATAAGGGTGCCACCTCTGGTCACCTCCAGCTTGTGAAAACCCTTCGCTATGACTGCGATAGCGATTGCTTACTCATCAGTGTGGAGCAGATTGGCGACATTGCCTGCCATACCGGCGAACGCAGTTGTTTCCATCAGGTGAATAGCCATATTGAGCCTCCCCCGGCAGATACACTGTCCCAGGTGTATGGGGTTGTCTGCGATCGCCGCGACCATCCCAACGAAGCTTCCTATACCTGTAAACTGCTGGAGGGTGGGGACAACAAAATTCTGAAAAAAATTGGGGAAGAAGCGGCAGAAGTTGTGATGGCGTTCAAAGATGACGACCCGGCGGCGATCGCAGGGGAAGTTGCCGATCTGTTCTACCATACTCTCGTTGCCCTGGCTCACCACAAAGTAGACCTGAAAGCTGTTTACCGAAAGTTACAGGAGCGAAGACGATAG
- the hisF gene encoding imidazole glycerol phosphate synthase subunit HisF: MLAKRILPCLDVKAGRVVKGVNFVDLKDAGDPVELAQVYNDAGADELVFLDITATHEDRDIIIDVVYRTAEQVFIPLTVGGGIQSLEMIKQLLRAGADKVSINSSAVRDPSLVDRASDRFGNQCIVVAIDARRRQDPGNPGWDVYVRGGRENTGLDAIAWAREVEQRGAGELLVTSMDADGTQAGYDLELTRTIAEQVEIPVIASGGAGNCQHIHAALTEGKAEAALLASLLHYGQLTVAQIKSYLSARQVPVRLV, translated from the coding sequence ATGCTGGCAAAACGAATTCTTCCCTGTCTGGATGTCAAGGCAGGACGGGTGGTTAAAGGGGTCAACTTTGTTGACCTTAAAGATGCGGGCGACCCCGTAGAGCTGGCTCAGGTCTATAACGATGCTGGGGCAGATGAACTGGTATTCCTGGACATCACAGCGACCCACGAAGACCGGGATATTATCATCGACGTGGTTTACCGCACGGCTGAGCAGGTCTTCATTCCTCTCACCGTTGGCGGGGGCATTCAGAGCTTAGAAATGATCAAACAATTGTTAAGAGCTGGTGCCGATAAGGTCAGCATTAACTCCTCTGCCGTGCGCGACCCCAGTCTGGTTGACCGTGCCAGCGATCGCTTTGGTAATCAGTGCATTGTGGTTGCCATTGATGCCCGCCGCCGTCAAGATCCCGGCAATCCAGGATGGGATGTGTATGTCCGTGGCGGACGGGAAAATACAGGACTGGATGCGATCGCCTGGGCACGGGAAGTCGAACAGCGAGGAGCAGGCGAACTTCTGGTCACCAGCATGGATGCAGATGGAACCCAGGCAGGATACGACCTGGAACTGACCCGCACCATTGCTGAACAGGTTGAGATTCCGGTGATTGCCTCCGGTGGAGCCGGGAATTGCCAGCACATTCATGCCGCCCTGACGGAAGGCAAGGCAGAAGCTGCTCTGCTTGCCTCTTTGCTGCACTATGGCCAGCTCACCGTTGCCCAAATTAAATCCTATCTATCAGCGCGACAGGTTCCTGTTCGCCTGGTTTAA
- a CDS encoding DUF6519 domain-containing protein, translating into MKGDFTRSTFRVENHYSSVRMQQGRLQLDADWNEQVDIQRHLLQMQARDMIGQTGVSLADLSTALSFQIGVTDDGHDLTIAPGRIYVDGVLCELEPGTSLDFTLKPSSSRASSRRENGNQTTDNKIEIEVPTLLLDGQNLAAEQWIELVAAPPSSDPEAEKTPVRVRIDTVDPTPRKSGFTITFKQPTVALPKSGKLRRILTWKTQPDYPQPDYLKRFHPIPGKTYLAYLDVWQRHLTAIEDPRLREPALNIPDTATRTKTVWQVKLLDLGIHPSLVHFPKDPSDTEPENPSEADRQQALTGLKLPNAALIARVSPSLSQGGTSSARRLENQLYRVEIHTGGKGDRATFKWSRDNGTVVSAIADLEDGSANVITITPTGRDGSQLFAPNQWVEITDDVRELQEIPGTLVRLTAATAGTRLVFQKARDSDPVNRAQFPRQYNPKVRRWDHRTSMAEIPTVGDQWIPLGDEGIEVWFGKDLDYKTGDYWLIPARTVTNTIEWTRDSAGNPLPQAMDGPFHAYSRLAVLTCGEDGKFKLEKDDRRQFAGLAETLPLVGGTITGKLTVEKTLHARQDLIVGKTLTVNSGQITGPGDLSLKTKDQNRLTISNSTGNVGIGISIPFSKLHVAVPADQTQTLRLSQGDRYVDMGTSDISANLPTTLVQFQTNCKGYQFDEDIKVTTGGIGSINAQHLFLRTGNTTRITVLQDNGNVGIGTDNPSTKLHVAAAPAETPVIRLSQGDGYVDLGLHPDQSVGFQTNGLGYKFDKPLRLNRGDRSVDLGLRSDHFVGFQTTGLGYKFDKPIVHTGSPQVSSSRTLKENIVELDRQEAIDLLQALRPVKFTHRTDQSKQIQAGFIAEEVPALVASTDRQAIQLMEIIAILTQNVKNHEQTIAALTQQVARQQAMIDSLLGDVLEMWISNLD; encoded by the coding sequence ATGAAAGGCGACTTTACCCGGTCTACATTTCGAGTCGAAAATCATTACAGCAGCGTCCGCATGCAACAGGGACGGTTGCAACTGGATGCTGACTGGAATGAGCAGGTGGATATTCAACGCCATCTGTTACAAATGCAGGCGCGGGACATGATTGGACAGACGGGTGTCTCCCTCGCCGATCTCAGTACAGCACTCAGTTTTCAAATTGGAGTCACAGACGATGGACATGATTTGACCATCGCACCGGGTCGCATCTACGTGGATGGAGTTCTCTGTGAGTTGGAACCCGGTACTTCCCTGGACTTTACACTTAAGCCATCGAGTAGCAGGGCTTCCAGTCGAAGGGAGAATGGCAATCAGACGACCGATAATAAGATTGAGATCGAAGTTCCAACTCTGTTGCTGGATGGCCAGAATCTGGCGGCAGAACAATGGATTGAACTGGTCGCCGCCCCCCCCTCCAGCGACCCAGAGGCAGAGAAAACACCTGTACGGGTCAGAATTGACACGGTTGATCCGACGCCCCGTAAATCAGGCTTTACAATCACGTTTAAGCAACCGACGGTGGCACTGCCAAAGTCCGGGAAATTGCGCCGCATCCTGACCTGGAAAACCCAGCCCGATTACCCTCAACCGGACTACCTGAAGCGCTTTCATCCCATCCCAGGGAAAACCTATCTTGCTTATCTGGATGTCTGGCAACGCCATCTGACGGCGATCGAAGATCCGCGACTGCGCGAACCAGCACTCAACATTCCAGACACCGCCACCCGCACAAAAACAGTATGGCAGGTTAAACTCCTGGATCTTGGAATCCATCCCTCCCTGGTGCACTTCCCGAAGGACCCCTCCGACACAGAACCAGAAAATCCTTCAGAAGCAGACCGGCAACAGGCACTCACTGGACTGAAACTCCCCAACGCGGCACTCATTGCCCGGGTCAGCCCCAGTCTGAGTCAGGGGGGTACAAGTAGTGCCCGCCGTCTGGAAAACCAGCTTTATCGTGTGGAGATTCACACTGGCGGAAAAGGGGACAGGGCCACCTTCAAATGGTCACGGGACAATGGCACCGTTGTCAGTGCGATCGCGGACCTTGAGGATGGGAGCGCCAATGTGATCACCATTACCCCCACAGGTCGCGATGGGTCGCAATTATTTGCCCCCAATCAGTGGGTGGAAATTACCGACGATGTGCGAGAGCTTCAGGAAATTCCCGGTACCCTGGTGCGCCTGACCGCTGCTACCGCTGGAACCCGGTTAGTGTTTCAGAAAGCCAGGGACAGCGATCCGGTGAATCGCGCTCAATTTCCCAGACAGTACAATCCCAAGGTGCGCCGCTGGGATCACAGAACCTCAATGGCGGAGATCCCAACCGTTGGTGATCAATGGATTCCCCTGGGAGATGAGGGAATTGAGGTCTGGTTTGGGAAAGACCTGGACTATAAAACGGGGGATTATTGGTTAATTCCTGCCCGCACCGTTACCAACACGATTGAATGGACACGGGACAGTGCTGGCAACCCCCTGCCCCAGGCCATGGATGGTCCCTTTCATGCCTACAGCCGCCTCGCGGTCCTGACCTGTGGAGAAGATGGAAAATTCAAGCTGGAAAAAGACGATCGCCGCCAGTTTGCTGGATTGGCTGAAACGCTACCGCTCGTGGGAGGAACAATCACCGGAAAACTGACTGTAGAGAAAACGCTCCATGCCAGGCAGGACTTAATCGTTGGCAAAACCCTCACGGTCAATTCTGGTCAAATTACTGGCCCCGGTGACCTATCTCTGAAAACGAAAGACCAGAATCGACTGACCATCAGTAACAGCACAGGAAATGTTGGCATTGGAATCTCTATCCCATTCAGTAAGCTCCATGTTGCGGTGCCAGCGGATCAAACCCAAACCCTGCGGCTCAGTCAGGGCGATCGCTATGTAGACATGGGTACCTCTGATATCTCTGCTAATTTGCCCACCACGCTGGTGCAATTTCAGACAAATTGCAAGGGCTATCAATTTGATGAAGATATCAAAGTCACTACCGGAGGAATTGGCAGTATCAATGCCCAACATCTATTTCTACGCACAGGTAACACCACTCGCATCACGGTCTTACAGGACAATGGAAATGTTGGCATTGGGACTGACAATCCCTCCACAAAATTGCATGTTGCAGCGGCTCCAGCAGAAACGCCAGTTATCCGGTTGAGCCAGGGGGATGGATATGTAGATCTGGGACTGCACCCTGATCAGTCGGTTGGCTTTCAGACCAATGGGCTGGGCTATAAATTTGACAAACCTCTGCGCTTGAACCGGGGCGATCGCTCTGTGGATCTGGGACTGCGCTCCGACCACTTTGTCGGCTTTCAGACCACTGGGCTGGGCTATAAATTTGACAAACCCATCGTTCACACGGGTAGCCCCCAGGTCAGTTCGTCCCGCACCTTAAAAGAAAATATCGTCGAATTGGACCGTCAGGAAGCCATTGATCTTCTGCAAGCCCTGCGACCTGTTAAGTTTACACACAGGACAGATCAAAGCAAACAGATCCAGGCGGGATTTATCGCTGAAGAGGTGCCCGCATTGGTCGCGTCAACTGATCGGCAGGCAATTCAATTAATGGAAATCATTGCGATTTTGACCCAGAATGTCAAAAATCATGAACAGACGATCGCGGCTCTGACGCAACAAGTCGCCCGGCAACAGGCGATGATAGACAGTTTACTGGGAGACGTTCTGGAGATGTGGATCTCAAACCTGGACTGA